One part of the Solanum dulcamara chromosome 8, daSolDulc1.2, whole genome shotgun sequence genome encodes these proteins:
- the LOC129900034 gene encoding uncharacterized protein LOC129900034: MTGSSASDQDGLGLVTIPRDEPEASKGRDPISYNEHIANLMQQMANMQREIDRLRNLTNLSISLNTPLPEHGADATIPPVDSPSPQDFLPNPSPFKTNMTAPKQPVNQPQVNFANINSQQTNPLPFTTPYVSQTPVLQTTLTQAPLTETNPLTQKSPLTQTNPLIQKYQTIQHIPVTHTTTPNMQYVPQVYVTEAQPFITPIPTMPEVDPYEEMERKARSKIDESVAREIRNLKEAFKSIQLHKECEGFEYEDLCVHPDVELPAGYKVPKFDVFDGKGNPRAHLRSYCDKLVGVGKDEAIRMKLFIRSLTGEALDWYTSQDPKKWHSWSIMAQDFMDRFKFNTEAIPDRFYLMKLEKRSTESFREYAMRWREDAAKVQPPMTESEMTSLFIQSQKDATYYEKMISVVGQKFFEVIRMGEFIEEGIKTGRITNLAALQATSKAIQSDSIGGAFKKKKDGVSAVMTIQERRPNQMLTYQNPLPQPSYHNQYTQVPQPYYQPSVAPYPVYTTQPIYYPSRAPTYPNPSQYRPTYPPQSHYQTQIRPSNPPRPRPNFERRPPKTYTPLAEPLSQLYERLRTAGILQPIQARIPNPLPGWYDDTKHCVYHSGAAGHDTENCLTLKDKIEALIKEGVIQLRGAAPNVNNNPLPNHENVNMITIDEECNLEGTILPIKEEKNVMASAFIAPIITIQARAPFEVEVLVPKPKITVLVAQSTHFDTKAVPWSYSTDTKDKGKGKVVVEVAAAGMTRSGRCYAPEGIARIVPNKEVNQKKVVTEAEIEDFWRKMPTKEYSVVEQLKKTPAQISLMSLLMSSETHRSALVKVLSEAYVPANITSENLSAMVGQVLEANKVCFHEEELPSEVIGEIDLPLQIGPEEFVVEFQVLDIPASYNLLLRRPWIHMAGAVPSTLHQNLKFVWNHHEIIVHGEGSNSMYPENSIPVVESMEELDGSVFHTKEIMCVHQTERVKLPRVLVMVAWEMLKNGFMPGRGLGVNLGGIVEPIQLSGQKYTFGLGYKPTPEEVSLADLKRKSDISLPHPIPHLNQSFSKAYIIKESEEDAENTLVEGLKNLFIEEAECNIILEDCTEIPTIWDVEPGDALNNWTYNPSPFPRKSCEQINESANTENVTCNEMSKQISNTEQSFAEYEEEVQPEELTEDFEHFENKIKPNLDETETVNLGDSELMKETRISIHLTPSQRKKLIDLLGQYMDVFAWSYDDMPGLSTNIVSHKLPTDPSCPPVKQKPRKIKPDLSLKVKEEVSKQIDTNVIRVTKYPTWLANIVPVPKKDGKIRVCVDYRDLNKASPKDDFPLPNIHILIDNCAKHELQSFVDCFAGYHQILMDEEDADKTAFITPWGVYCYRVMPFGLKNAGATYMRAMTTIFHDMIHKEIEVYVDDVIIKSQKSSNHLTDLKKFFDRLRRYNLKLNPAKCAFGVPAGKLLGFIVSRKGIELDPSKIKAIQDLPPPKSRKDVMSFLGRLNYISRFIAQSTIICEPIFKLLRKDAAIKWTEDCQQAFDRIKEYLSSPPVLVPPKPGRPLLLYMSVSDNAFGCVLGQHDETGRKEQAIYYLSKKFTPYEARYTLLERTCCALTWVAQKLRHYLCAYTTFLISRMDPLKYIFQKPMPTGKLAKWQILLSEFDIIYVTQKAIKGQALADHLAENPMDEEYEPLKTYFPDEEVLFIGEDILEEYHGWRMFFDAKFKFLCTNNMAEYEACILGLKMAVDMNIQELLVIGDSDLLIHQVQGEWSTKNVKILPYLQCVKEICKKFIKIEFRHIPRAQNEFADALATMSSMIQHPDKNYIDPIKINVQDQPAYCFHVDEEIDGEPWYYDIVRYLKEGDYPEGISNIQKRTLRRLANHFFLSGEILYRRTPDLGLLRCVDSQEASKLIEEIHGGTCGPHMNGFTLAKKIVRAGYFWMTMETDCIRFVRKSWGMDVIGPIEPAASNGHRFILVAIDYFTKWVEASSHKSVTKKVVTDFVRNNIVCRFGIPHSIITDNGANLNSGLMHEICDKFKIIHRNSTPYRPQMNGAVEAANKNIKRLLVYGTEAVLPMEVEIPSLRIIQEAELSDAKWIQSRYEQLMLIDEKRMNAVCHGQLYQHRMAKAFNKKVRLRQFKPGQLVLKRIFPHQEEAKGKFAPNWHGPYVVHRVLTGGAVILAEMDGKIWPKAINSDAIKKYYV; the protein is encoded by the exons ATGACTGGTTCAAGTGCATCTGATCAAGATGGTTTAGGACTTGTCACTATCCCAAGAGATGAACCTGAGGCTTCAAAAGGAAGGGATCCTATTTCTTATAATGAACATATTGCTAACCTGATGCAACAAATGGCCAATATGCAAAGAGAGATCGATCGACTTCGAAACCTTACCAATTTGTCCATTAGCCTAAATACACCACTTCCCGAACATGGGGCAGATGCAACTATTCCACCTGTTGACTCTCCCTCGCCTCAAGACTTCCTTCCAAATCCTTCCCCTTTCAAAACCAATATGACTGCTCCTAAACAACCCGTCAACCAACCACAAGTCAATTTCGCAAACATCAACTCACAACAAACCAATCCACTACCTTTCACTACCCCTTATGTTTCCCAAACTCCAGTCCTCCAAACTACACTTACCCAAGCTCCACTCACTGAAACTAACCCACTTACCCAAAAATCCCCACTCACCCAAACCAACCCGCTCATCCAAAAATACCAAACGATCCAACATATACCTGTGACACATACTACAACTCCTAACATGCAATATGTGCCACAAGTATACGTAACAGAAGCTCAACCTTTCATTACTCCAATACCAACCATGCCAGAAGTCGATCCATATGAGGAGATGGAGAGAAAGGCCAGATCAAAAATAGATGAAAGTGTAGCTAGGGAGATTCGTAATTTGAAAGAAGCGTTCAAAAGTATCCAACTTCACAAAGAGTGCGAAGGATTTGAGTATGAGGATTTATGTGTTCATCCTGATGTCGAGTTGCCTGCAGGATATAAAGTACCAAAATTTGATGTGTTTGATGGGAAGGGAAATCCACGAGCTCATTTAAGATCGTATTGTGACAAGCTAGTTGGAGTGGGGAAAGATGAGGCCATTAGAATGAAATTATTCATAAGGAGTTTGACAGGAGAAGCATTGGATTGGTATACAAGTCAAGATCCGAAGAAATGGCATAGCTGGAGTATCATGGCACAAGATTTCATGGATAGGTTCAAGTTCAACACTGAGGCCATACCAGATAGATTCTATTTGATGAAACTAGAAAAAAGGTCGACGGAGTCTTTTAGAGAATATGCCATGAGATGGAGAGAAGATGCTGCAAAGGTTCAACCTCCGATGACAGAAAGTGAGATGACCTCCctttttatacaatctcaaaaagATGCAACGTATTATGAGAAGATGATAAGCGTGGTAGGACAAAAGTTCTTTGAAGTTATAAGGATGGGAGAATTCATTGAAGAAGGTATTAAAACTGGGAGAATCACTAATTTGGCAGCCTTACAAGCAACAAGTAAAGCAATTCAGTCAGATTCAATTGGAGGAGCctttaagaagaagaaggacggAGTGTCCGCTGTCATGACCATCCAGGAACGTAGGCCAAACCAAATGTTAACATACCAAAACCCTTTACCCCAACCTTCATACCATAATCAGTATACCCAGGTCCCTCAACCATATTACCAGCCTTCTGTCGCCCCTTATCCAGTTTACACTACTCAGCCAATATATTATCCATCCAGAGCGCCCACTTATCCAAATCCCTCACAATACCGACCTACATACCCACCTCAATCCCATTATCAAACACAAATTCGCCCATCAAATCCACCAAGGCCCcgcccaaactttgaaagaagaCCACCCAAAACCTATACACCTTTAGCCGAACCTTTATCCCAACTATATGAAAGGTTGAGAACCGCAGGAATACTCCAACCAATCCAAGCACGAATTCCCAACCCCCTTCCCGGATGGTATGATGACACTAAGCATTGCGTCTATCACTCTGGAGCTGCTGGACATGACACCGAGAACTGTCTTACTCTCAAGGACAAGATTGAGGCATTAATCAAAGAAGGAGTTATTCAACTCAGAGGTGCTGCCCCCAATGTAAATAACAATCCTCTTCCAAATCATGAGAATGTGAACATGATCACCATTGATGAAGAATGCAATTTGGAAGGGACTATTTTGCCaatcaaagaagagaagaatGTTATGGCATCTGCCTTTATTGCTCCCATTATCACAATCCAGGCGCGAGCGCCATTTGAAGTGGAAGTTTTGGTTCCTAAACCTAAGATTACGGTTTTGGTtgctcaatcaactcattttgATACTAAAGCAGTTCCCTGGAGTTACTCAACTGACACAAAGGACAAAGGGAAAGGAAAGGTAGTTGTAGAAGTTGCTGCTGCCGGAATGACAAGATCGGGGCGATGTTATGCCCCTGAAGGTATTGCACGAATCGTACCGAATAAGGAAGTTAACCAAAAGAAAGTTGTGACAGAAGCTGAAATAGAGGATTTTTGGAGGAAAATGCCAACAAAAGAATATTCTGTTGTTGAACAGTTGAAGAAGACTCCCGCCCAAATTTCCTTGATGTCATTATTGATGAGTTCTGAAACTCACAGGAGCGCTTTGGTGAAAGTTCTAAGTGAAGCTTATGTTCCGGCCAATATCACAAGTGAGAATCTTTCAGCCATGGTAGGGCAGGTTTTGGAAGCAAACAAAGTCTGTTTTCACGAAGAGGAATTACCATCTGAAG TCATTGGCGAAATTGATTTGCCACTACAAATTGGACCCGAGGAGTTCGTGGTAGAATTCCAAGTATTGGACATACCTGCTAGTTACAATTTATTGCTTAGGAGGCCTTGGATCCATATGGCTGGTGCGGTCCCTTCTACCCTgcaccaaaatttgaaatttgtttgGAACCACCACGAGATTATTGTTCATGGAGaaggtagtaattccatgtATCCTGAGAATTCAATCCCTGTTGTTGAAAGTATGGAAGAACTGGATGGGTCTGTGTTCCATACTAAAGAGATTATGTGTGTTCATCAAACCGAAAGGGTAAAGTTACCACGTGTGCTTGTGATGGTGGCTTGGGAAATGTTGAAGAATGGTTTCATGCCTGGTCGAGGACTTGGAGTGAACTTAGGTGGAATAGTGGAACCAATTCAATTGTCGGGCCAGAAATACACCTTTGGTTTGGGATACAAGCCTACTCCTGAAGAAGTCTCATTGGCCGATCTCAAAAGGAAAAGTGACATTTCATTGCCCCATCCCATTCCGCACTTGAATCAGTCATTTTCCAAGGCATATATTATAAAGGAATCAGAGGAAGACGCTGAAAACACCCTCGTGGAAGGACTCAAAAACTTATTTATAGAAGAAGCGGAATGCAACATAATCTTGGAGGATTGTACCGAGATTCCGACCATATGGGATGTGGAGCCTGGAGATGCTTTGAACAATTGGACTTATAACCCATCTCCGTTTCCTCGAAAATCTTG CGAGCAAATTAATGAATCTGCCAATACCGAGAATGTGACATGTAATGAAATGAGCAAACAAATCTCAAATACTGAGCAATCTTTTGCGGAATATGAAGAAGAGGTGCAACCTGAAGAGTTGACTGAAGATTTTgaacattttgagaataaaataAAGCCAAATTTGGATGAAACTGAGACGGTAAATTTGGGAGATTCAGAACTAATGAAAGAAACAAGAATTAGCATCCATTTGACTCCGTCTCAAAGAAAGAAACTTATTGATCTTTTGGGACAATATATGGATGTATTTGCATGGTCTTATGATGATATGCCGGGTCTAAGCACAAACATTGTTTCACATAAGTTGCCAACTGATCCATCTTGTCCCCCAGTCAAGCAAAAGCCAAGGAAGATCAAGCCTGatctgagtttaaaagttaaGGAAGAAGTTTCTAAGCAAATCGACACCAACGTCATCCGAGTCACAAAGTATCCTACATGGTTAGCTAATATAGTGCCAGTACCAAAGAAAGATGGAAAAATCAGAGTATGTGTAGACTATCGAGACCTCAACAAGGCCAGTCCGAAAGAtgattttccacttccaaacaTTCACATACTTATTGATAATTGTGCAAAGCATGAGTTGCAGTCATTTGTTGATTGCTTTGCAGGCTACCATCAGATTCTAATGGATGAAGAAGACGCTGATAAAACGGCATTCATCACACCTTGGGGAGTGTATTGTTATCGAGTAATGCCTTTCGGACTCAAGAATGCAGGAGCAACATACATGAGAGCTATGACTACCATTTTTCATGACATGATCCATAAGGAGATTGAAGTCTATGTagatgatgtcattatcaagtCACAAAAGAGCTCCAATCACCTCACAGATTTGAAGAAGTTCTTTGATAGGTTGAGGCGGTATAATCTGAAATTAAATCCTGCAAAGTGTGCATTTGGTGTCCCTGCTGGAAAGTTGTTGGGTTTCATTGTGAGTAGGAAGGGCATAGAATTGGATCCTTCAAAAATAAAGGCTATTCAAGACTTGCCCCCTCCAAAGAGTCGAAAGGATGTAATGAGTTTTCTTGGTCGACTAAATTACATTAGTCGATTCATTGCACAGTCGACTATAATTTGTGAACCAATCTTCAAGTTGTTGAGGAAAGACGCTGCCATTAAATGGACTGAAGATTGTCAACAAGCTTTTGACAGAATCAAGGAGTACTTGTCTAGTCCGCCCGTCTTGGTGCCTCCAAAACCGGGGAGACCATTGCTACTATATATGTCAGTATCGGACAATGCATTTGGATGTGTGTTAGGACAACATGATGAAACTGGGAGGAAAGAACAGGCTATATACTACTTGAGCAAGAAATTCACGCCTTATGAAGCCCGGTATACTTTATTGGAACGCACTTGTTGTGCCTTGACTTGGGTTGCACAAAAGTTAAGACATTACTTATGCGCGTATACCACTTTTCTCATCTCAAGGATGGATCCACTCAAATACATATTTCAGAAGCCTATGCCAACGGGGAAGTTGGCAAAATGGCAAATTTTACTAAGTGAATTCGATATTATTTATGTCACTCAGAAGGCCATCAAGGGACAGGCGCTTGCTGATCATCTTGCTGAAAACCCTATGGATGAAGAGTACGAGCCTCTTAAAACTTATTTCCCTGATGAAGAGGTGTTATTTATTGGAGAGGATATTTTAGAAGAATATCATGGGTGGAGGATGTTCTTTGATG CGAAATTCAAGTTTCTATGCACTAACAATATGGCGGAGTATGAAGCTTGTATTCTTGGACTCAAAATGGCTGTTGATATGAATATACAAGAATTGTTGGTTATAGGTGACTCAGACTTATTGATTCACCAGGTACAAGGCGAATGGAGCACCAAGAATGTGAAGATACTCCCCTATTTGCAATGTGTGAAGGAAATATGCAAGAAATTTATCAAGATAGAATTCAGGCATATTCCTAGAGCTCAAAATGAATTCGCAGATGCCTTGGCAACCATGTCTTCTATGATTCAACATCCAGACAAGAATTATATAGATCCAATCAAAATCAATGTGCAGGATCAACCGGCCTATTGTTTCCATGTGGATGAAGAAATAGATGGAGAACCATGGTACTATGATATTGTGAGGTATCTCAAAGAAGGAGATTATCCAGAAGGCATAAGCAATATTCAAAAGAGAACACTGCGGAGGCTTGCAAATCACTTTTTCTTAAGTGGAGAAATCCTTTATAGGAGGACTCCAGATTTAGGTTTATTAAGGTGTGTCGACTCCCAAGAGGCGAGCAAGTTGATTGAAGAAATACATGGGGGTACTTGCGGGCCACACATGAATGGTTTTACTTTGGCAAAGAAGATTGTGCGGGCCGGATATTTCTGGATGACTATGGAAACAGACTGCATTCGCTTTGTGAGGAAAT CCTGGGGCATGGATGTCATCGGTCCTATCGAACCAGCCGCATCAAATGGACACAGGTTCATTTTGGTAGCTATCGATTACTTCACAAAATGGGTAGAAGCATCCTCACATAAGTCTGTGACAAAAAAAGTGGTGACAGATTTTGTTCGCAATAACATAGTTTGTAGATTTGGCATCCCCCATTCGATTATAACAGATAATGGAGCTAACCTCAATAGCGGTTTGATGCATGAGATATGtgataagttcaaaatcattcACCGCAATTCTACTCCTTACCGACCACAGATGAATGGAGCAGTTGAGGCTGCCAACAagaatatcaaaaga CTTTTGGTTTATGGAACAGAAGCAGTATTACCAATGGAAGTTGAGATACCATCCCTGAGGATAATCCAAGAAGCTGAGTTGAGTGATGCCAAATGGATACAAAGCCGATATGAACAATTGATGCtcattgatgaaaagagaatgaaTGCAGTTTGTCACGGACAACTTTATCAACATAGGATGGCCAAAGCTTTCAATAAAAAGGTAAGACTGAGACAGTTCAAGCCGGGACAATTGGTGTTAAAACGGATATTCCCGCACCAAGAAGAAGCTAAGGGGAAGTTTGCGCCTAATTGGCATGGGCCTTATGTGGTTCACAGAGTGTTGACTGGAGGAGCGGTGATTCTAGCAGAAATGGACGGAAAGATATGGCCGAAAGCCATCAATTCAGATGCGATTAAGAAATACTATGTCTAG